Proteins encoded by one window of Polyangiaceae bacterium:
- a CDS encoding serine/threonine protein kinase, which yields MNTDPAMLSIATERVGTTLNEKWHLDALLGVGGMAAVYAATHRNRSRAAIKVLHPQLAMQLAMRDRFRREGYVANTVEHPGALRVLDDDIDPISKATYLVVELLDGESMDTRLRRAPALDYSQLVRIACDVLEVLEAAHAKGVVHRDIKPDNIFLLEDESGEHIGTKLLDFGVARLVEEGAGSVTLTGNAMGTPAFMAPEQAEANWPEVESRTDIWALGATLFFAITGRYVHEARNANLMLIHAATREAPELLSVDSSVPPALAQVIDQALKFDKADRFASAADFADALRAALAESEPDVSLPMSLVPATDQSLTLPASAPTSSETLASATLSKTQPSGAPEARARWPWIAVAALVCGGALFLAFGYPGSDSGAVPSSQPSAEQSDGLPAEPASATGPEPPPPSTSSPVPSSADEVPTAASSASAPAASVSAARAPAHPKPPVVATSKPASTPVKPAAKATASPTGRATAEATPSAAFPPPAPKADPFDRQY from the coding sequence GTGAACACCGACCCTGCCATGCTCAGTATCGCGACCGAGCGCGTCGGTACCACGCTGAACGAAAAGTGGCACCTGGACGCGCTGCTCGGCGTGGGTGGTATGGCAGCGGTCTACGCGGCGACCCACCGGAACCGGAGCCGCGCGGCGATCAAGGTGCTGCACCCGCAGCTCGCGATGCAGCTCGCGATGCGAGATCGCTTCCGTAGGGAAGGCTACGTAGCCAACACCGTCGAGCACCCTGGTGCGCTGCGCGTCCTCGACGACGACATCGATCCGATCTCCAAGGCGACCTATCTGGTCGTGGAGCTGCTCGACGGGGAGTCGATGGACACCCGCCTTCGGCGCGCGCCTGCTCTCGACTACAGTCAGCTGGTGCGCATCGCGTGTGACGTCCTCGAGGTGCTCGAAGCGGCGCACGCCAAGGGTGTCGTCCATCGGGACATCAAGCCCGACAACATCTTCTTGCTCGAGGACGAGTCGGGGGAGCACATCGGCACGAAGCTCCTCGACTTCGGCGTTGCGCGGCTCGTGGAGGAAGGCGCCGGCAGCGTGACGCTGACCGGCAATGCCATGGGCACGCCAGCGTTCATGGCGCCGGAGCAAGCCGAGGCGAACTGGCCGGAGGTCGAATCGAGGACGGATATCTGGGCGCTGGGCGCCACGCTCTTCTTCGCGATCACCGGGCGCTACGTGCACGAGGCGCGGAACGCGAACCTGATGCTGATCCATGCGGCAACGCGGGAGGCCCCGGAGCTCTTGAGCGTGGACTCCAGCGTGCCTCCCGCCTTGGCCCAGGTCATCGATCAAGCCTTGAAGTTCGATAAGGCCGACCGCTTTGCGTCTGCGGCTGACTTCGCGGACGCCTTGCGCGCGGCGCTCGCCGAGAGCGAGCCAGACGTATCGCTGCCGATGAGCTTGGTCCCCGCGACGGACCAATCACTCACGTTGCCCGCCAGTGCGCCGACATCCAGCGAGACGCTGGCGAGTGCGACCCTGAGCAAGACTCAACCCAGCGGAGCTCCAGAAGCTCGAGCGCGCTGGCCTTGGATAGCGGTAGCGGCCCTGGTGTGCGGCGGTGCGCTCTTCTTGGCGTTTGGCTATCCCGGCAGCGACTCCGGTGCTGTGCCTTCGTCCCAGCCGTCGGCCGAACAGAGCGATGGCCTCCCCGCGGAGCCGGCGTCCGCCACGGGGCCTGAGCCGCCACCCCCGAGCACGAGCAGTCCCGTCCCGAGCTCAGCGGATGAAGTCCCCACTGCGGCCTCGAGTGCCTCAGCGCCCGCGGCCAGCGTTTCCGCGGCGAGGGCTCCTGCACATCCGAAACCGCCAGTTGTGGCAACGTCTAAACCAGCCTCCACCCCGGTCAAGCCAGCTGCCAAAGCTACCGCTTCGCCAACGGGGCGTGCTACCGCTGAAGCCACGCCGAGCGCGGCGTTTCCGCCGCCAGCGCCCAAAGCCGATCCCTTCGACCGCCAGTACTGA